TTATAAAACGTGATTGTTACAACTGGGCATAAAATGTTCCAGTGCATCAGAACTGATTACAACAGAATGCTCACAGCAAGACAACACAATGTTCTTCTTCAGCTTCTACTGAACTTAGTCCAATACTGCTAAATCATTTCATCCACAATCAGTATATTATTCACTACTTCTGATGTGCCACAGACATCAGTCATGTAACAAGTGAACTTTGCATTTTAAGTAGTTTAAAGTTAATCATGGTTTTACAAAGTGAATGACCATCTCTGATATGACAGCATTTCAGCCCCTTCCCCAGTCTACAGGTCTGTCGATGAATACTGCAACAGGAATGCAGGGCTGTTATCTTAAATCCTTTGTTCAGGCCATTTCTGAAcccataaaaaaaaaaaaaatttttttggtTGATGAAGGGTGCAAATGTAGCTGAGAGTGTACTGAGTTCCTCACCATGTTGGAAAGCACATTTAATCAAACTGCTGCATTAGAAACCTGAATTCTGAAACTGATAGGCAGTTCTCATAAAATCACAGTATTGGCCAATATTAATACTGATAACTGGAAAGAAAATTGAAAAAGAATGGGGGATTGAAGTCAAGAATCACATTTACAGTAAAATATAAGCTAGAATTATATGCAAACAAACATAAAAGAAATAGAATCCCTATAAAATATCAAGTAGCTGTTTACAAATCATTAAACTGGGTTCATATACCAGTTACCAACTCATTTAAAAATATCCAGCTCTCAGGTATTCAAATGTGACTATTGACAATATTCAAATCACCCACAGATTGTGCGGTCAGTTTACAATATTGGAGTGTTTGGAAAGTTCTATTCTATAAAGGAATTTCTCAATTTTTCAGTGGTTCTGGAATAAGGTATTACCCTGGATGATGTGGCATCAGTACCCAGAACTCATAGTAGAGTGACTAATTCATTTGTAATAATGGACATTTAATTTTGATATTTTAATTCCACAGCATTTGCTTTGTATTAAGTTACTGGTGTATTTTCAGTCAGACAAGCACCCCAACTATCATCACATTTCACACTGCCCAAACAAAACAGAATTGCAAATATAGGGTTTTtattaccacccccccaccccccaaagtaCACAGCTTTCCTCTAGACAAACCCCACATATGGAAAGTACAGAGAGCTTGTTTTGCATTTTAAACTAGAACCATGATGGTCATAGGTTGCTTCTGGAAGCAAATGCACTCCATGTTTTCTCTGTGACATCCAAAAATCTTTGATTTCTTGTGCTTTACACAGATTTAGTTGTGCCAGAACCTGTGAATTTTGCCAAGATCAGTTCAAAATACAATCTAGCTCACTGGTTGTCCAAATACCAAATGGGTCTTTTGTTAAAGTGATAATAGGCATATAGAATCATGGAATTATACAGCACATCACATTTGTATCAGCTCTCCTTTTTCACTGCTCTTTTTCTTCATAGTGTTTTTCATTTTTCAAGTTATTATGGTTGTGTTTCCAAAAACTGAATTACACATTTTACATTTTACTTTTTCCCCTAAAATGTACAGAGATACAATTGGAGGTTTTAAGGATTCCATCCTGCAATAAAAGAGGTGAATTACAAATAGGATGTTTGCCACACGATGCCCTCTGTAAGAATGGTTCTTCAGATCATGAAGTTCGTGTAGACCAGATGGAAGATTATGGTTAAAATCTGACATAATCAAGTAGAgaaacaatacagagcacaatcaGAACTAGTTCCCCAGGTTGACAGAAGGCTGTAAACCAGCTTTCAGCAATACCTCCCAGCACCAGAGCTACAAATTGTCATGCAAATATTTCAGACGTCAAAATCAACAAGAAATTTACTCTCATTTAAACCAATGCTAATTTAACCTAATGATAATCACAGAATTACAAGCAACCTGCATACATTTTCatagatttttgttttaaaaagacaCACAAGGATCAAATGTTTAAACATAGTTAGAGTCACCTTTAATTCTTCCACTCTGTCTTCTGCTGATACACTTGTAATCATATCCAAATTTCTACCTAGTTTTTAAGCATTCagtcatttttttctctctccaagtTAAGTAGTTTCTTTTTTGGTGAGCCACCTAGATATACAGGGGAGGAAAGTGAAGGGAGAGAGTTGTGTTCTGGAGAGAAATGGTCTGTGGTCTTTGTTGAAGCTGGAGTCCTGTCTGTGTCATTCTTTACATCACTCATTTCAATCACCTCAAAATCTGCATCATTCCAATCTTCTGGAGGGTCATCATTGTCTTCATCTTCATTAGGCCCCGACCCTAACAGAGCTTTTTGGTCATCGCTCTCCAGTTGGACACTTCTTGGAGATGAAGCCAGTTTGTACATCACAGGGAACAAGATGGCTGTCATTGTAGAGGTCCCCAAAGCAGTCAGCATCAATATTGGATAATGCTTAATGGCACTAATGCCTTGGAGGAATCCTACCAAAGCTGGGACCACCATCTCACCCAGTGCGGCTCCGAAAACAAACAGAGCGGCCGACTTTCCGGTGGTGTTTGTGTATTGTTTGACCCAGGATATGCCACTGGGAAAGGTGGCTGCCATCGAGACTCCATAAAGACCAGTGCCCACCCACAGAGAGATGATATTGGTGTTATAGAGTGCCAGAATCAGGGAGGAAATGGTGCAGCCTATTAGACTAAGCAGTATCAAAGTTCCAGGGTAAAGGCACGTCGCTAAGAATATTGCGAATCCTCTTCCTGTGGCAAACGTTCCCCAGAACAAGGAGTTTAATCCTGCAGCCTGGTTGTCATCAAAATGAACAAAGTTTTTTGCGTAGGTAAAGATATAGGATCCATAGGCCACCTCAGCTCCTACATaccagaagaagaagaagaacagGAGGAAGAGAATAGCATTGTGGTACCTTGTGAATGGAGCCTCCTGTGAAGAAAGACCAGCTCTGTTTCGACTTGGACTACTCTTTAAATAAATAATGAAGAATAACACAGAAATTAGAAGCACAAAACTTCCAATAACAAAGTACGTCCAGGTAAAAGGATCAAAGCCTGAAACAGTTGTTTTCAGCATATCCACCAAACTTGCTGATTTACTCTGAGAACTGTTTTTGGTGTTGGTCAAGAGGCTATTCCCACTCTCGTTGAATGTCCTTCCTAAGTTGCCCAACAGTGGCTTTGCTAGGATAGGAGCCACAAATGCACCTAAAGCAAAACTGAAGTGCAGGGCCTGCATATAGGGTGCGACTTCCTTGCCCCATGTAAGCAAAATAAGCAAATTTCCACCTGTGAACAGACAGTAAAATTGGTTATTTCCTGCAATTGTTTCAAACCCCAGTCAAGGTGAGCTCTTCTCATCTATGTAGAAGATAATAACACAAACTTTACAATTAAAAAGCAACAGCTATAAATGCTGGACATACATAGGTTTGTCAGCATCTGTAAATGAGCAAAGGcaggttatttttttttaaatatttacatGAGCCTCCctgacaaggccagcacttattgcccatccctagttgcccttgagagctgccttcttgaaccactgcagtccatgtggtgtaggtacagccacagcacttttagggagggagttccaggattttgacccagcgacaatgaagtaacggcgatatatttccatgtcagggtggtgagtggcttggaggggaacttgcaggtggtggtgttcccatctatctgctgcccttgtcattctaatCTAGGTGGTCtcaagtttggaagatgctgtcaaggaAGCTTTGACAAGTTCAGATATAAGCACTTGGACATGGTGGAAAATTGAAACATAGGCAAGCTCCTTAGGCTCACACATGACCCTAACTTATTTAAAGAGCTGGCGAAAGGTGAAACTTTTGAGGTGGGAAACCCTTCAGAAATATTAATATTAAGGTAAATGGGCAGCTTTCATAAACACGTTCTGACAATGGAATCTGAACTTGTTCTCAATCTTCAGTCTGGTGGGTACTGTACATAAACAGTATCTTAAAAATGCATCAGGCTGGTACAGAAACATAATGGAGCACCAGTTTCACAAGAGATTTTCATTTGGGAAGTCTGGCCATGCAGAAATATTGTTACAACTCAAAGGAAAGTAACTGTCAGGACATTAGGGATGGTATCATGCTCCACTTAATGTGGCAAAAGTTACTATCACAATAGCCAAAATATCAGTGGAGAATATATAGTGGTAATGAAGATGTTTTCAGTTATGTTTGGAATCAGTGGGCAGTTCAAGTGGACTCCCAGGATAGGCAGAGGTTTTAAGTAGCCACTTTGCATCAGTCATTACCCCTGTAGACTGTACTTGGTTCCCATTAATGCAGTGTGTCGTTAACACTAAAGCTGTAAATGTTTAAACGGATGCAGTTCTAATCCTAGAGAGAATAAAGGGGTTTGAAGTCATTTGATGGAACTGCAGATCCTGAAGGCATTTATTCTaggtttcttcaaaaaaaaatactGGGAGCTGTAATGAGTGAGTTCTTTGCCCAAAGGAGTTTAGGATCATTCCTGACGACTGGAGGGAGACTTAGGTTACATCCATAATCAAAAAATGAGGAAATTACCAGCCCATGAACTTCACTCCAGTTTTAGGAAAGTAGTAAGTAGGGATCAGTACGGATGCTCTGTACAGCCACCTCAACACACAAGTCATTAGCAACATCCAGCATAGCTTCTGGAAACAATCATGTCTTATCAAACTGACTGCATTCTTCAAGGAGCTTACTAGGATAATAGATGAAAGAGACACTGTAGACATTACATatctggactttcaaaaggttttTGACACGGTATCACACAACAGGTTACTATATAGCATGCAGCCCTGTGGAACTGAAGGGCAGACAGGGATGGATAGGGAATCAGTTGTATATTCCTACAGAAGGGGTTGTCATTAATAGTCGCAACTCTGCTTGAAGACCAGTTACAAgaaatgagcaacaaatgctggcctagccagcgacatccacatcctgtgaaagaagctttttttttaagaagtgctGTTGAGATCAGTGTTATGGCCATTATTCTTCAGCCTTTGACCTGAACGAAGACATTCAAGTTACTGtccacagatgacacaaagagctGTGCTGGTGTCAAAACACGTAAGAAGAAAAAATAGTTACAATCTAGTCTAAATGTAACGATGGAGTGGGCCACAATTTGACATTTAATGCAGAGCAACTCATGTGGGTAGGGCTAATGCCAAGCATACGTAAACCATGCTAGATTCTGAATTA
The genomic region above belongs to Carcharodon carcharias isolate sCarCar2 chromosome 5, sCarCar2.pri, whole genome shotgun sequence and contains:
- the mfsd4b gene encoding sodium-dependent glucose transporter 1, with protein sequence MPGRAGGPLAAGRKQVRFARPLQQLPEEEEEEEETLFETDRVRRQGRDRGRGRGLEQEAGPGVRVLRARGKGQGGRCVDTFLLCGAFLGLGMCIAILGPTFKELATNVDKNISEISYIFVGRSLGYVGGSLVGGILFDCMNPHLLIGISMLMTALGMYTIPWCTKAVLLTALMSLIGISMGFLDTGGNLLILLTWGKEVAPYMQALHFSFALGAFVAPILAKPLLGNLGRTFNESGNSLLTNTKNSSQSKSASLVDMLKTTVSGFDPFTWTYFVIGSFVLLISVLFFIIYLKSSPSRNRAGLSSQEAPFTRYHNAILFLLFFFFFWYVGAEVAYGSYIFTYAKNFVHFDDNQAAGLNSLFWGTFATGRGFAIFLATCLYPGTLILLSLIGCTISSLILALYNTNIISLWVGTGLYGVSMAATFPSGISWVKQYTNTTGKSAALFVFGAALGEMVVPALVGFLQGISAIKHYPILMLTALGTSTMTAILFPVMYKLASSPRSVQLESDDQKALLGSGPNEDEDNDDPPEDWNDADFEVIEMSDVKNDTDRTPASTKTTDHFSPEHNSLPSLSSPVYLGGSPKKKLLNLEREKND